From a region of the Zonotrichia albicollis isolate bZonAlb1 chromosome 5, bZonAlb1.hap1, whole genome shotgun sequence genome:
- the HPGDS gene encoding hematopoietic prostaglandin D synthase, with amino-acid sequence MPQYKLTYFNLRGRAEISRYLFAYSGKAYEDHRIEAADWPKIKPTIPFGKLPILEVDGVIIHQSLAMARYLAREAGVAGQTPVEQALADAIVDTIDDFMTLFPWAEKNQDVRKKAFDDILTNKAPELLKDLDTFLGDKQWLVGNSVTWADFYWDVCSTTLLSCKPDLADKYPRLLALKDRVQALPAIAAWIQKRPKSVM; translated from the exons ATGCCTCAGTACAAGCTCACCTACTTCAACCTGCGGGGACGAGCGGAGATCAGCCGCTACCTCTTTGCCTATTCGGGCAAGGCGTATGAAGACCACAGGATAGAAGCAGCAGACTGGCCCAAAATCAAGCCAA CTATCCCATTTGGCAAACTCCCTATTCTGGAAGTAGATGGAGTTATCATTCACCAgagcctggccatggcaagataCCTTGCCAGAGAAGCAG GTGTGGCAGGCCAGACGCCTGTGGAACAGGCTTTAGCTGATGCCATTGTGGACACCATCGATGATTTCATGACGCTGTTCCCTTGGGCAGAGAAAAACCAGGACGTGAGA AAAAAAGCATTTGATGATATCCTCACCAACAAAGCGCCTGAGCTACTGAAAGATTTGGATACTTTCTTAGGGGATAAGCAGTGGTTGGTGGGGAATTCT GTAACGTGGGCTGATTTCTACTGGGATGTGTGCAGCACAACACTTCTGTCCTGTAAGCCTGACCTGGCAGACAAATACCCCAGGCTTCTGGCTCTCAAGGACAGAGTGCAAGCACTGCCAGCTAttgcagcctggatccagaaAAGGCCAAAGAGCGTCATGTAG